From a single Saccharomyces kudriavzevii IFO 1802 strain IFO1802 genome assembly, chromosome: 15 genomic region:
- the RKI1 gene encoding ribose-5-phosphate isomerase RKI1 (similar to Saccharomyces cerevisiae RKI1 (YOR095C); ancestral locus Anc_2.189) encodes MATGVPKIDELKSLGNPLEDAKRAAAYRAVDENLKFEDHKVIGIGSGSTVVYVAQRIGQYLHDPEYSDLTSKFVCIPTGFQSRNLILDNKLQLGSIEQYPRIDIAFDGADEVDEHLQLIKGGGACLFQEKLVSTSARTFIIVADSRKRSPKNLGRNWRQGVPIEIVPSSYVRVKNDLLEQLHAEKVNIRQGGSAKAGPVVTDNNNFIIDADFGEIIDPRNLHKSIKLLVGVVETGLFIDNASKAYFGDSNGAVEVMEK; translated from the coding sequence atggcTACCGGTGTCCCCAAAATTGATGAGTTAAAATCCTTAGGAAACCCTTTGGAAGATGCTAAAAGAGCTGCTGCGTACAGAGCCGTTGATGAGAATCTAAAATTTGAGGATCACAAAGTTATCGGAATCGGTAGTGGAAGTACGGTCGTTTACGTTGCCCAGAGAATTGGGCAATATTTGCATGACCCTGAATATTCTGATCTGACGTCTAAATTTGTTTGCATTCCGACAGGCTTTCAATCTAGAAACTTAATTTTGGATAACAAACTGCAACTAGGCTCTATTGAACAGTACCCTCGTATCGATATAGCATTTGATGGTGCTGATGAAGTAGATGAGCATCTACAGTTAATTAAAGGTGGTGGGGCCTGTTTATTTCAGGAAAAATTGGTTAGCACAAGTGCCAGAACCTTTATTATCGTTGCTGACTCAAGAAAAAGGTCTCCAAAGAATTTAGGCAGGAACTGGAGACAAGGTGTCCCCATTGAAATCGTGCCTTCCTCATACGTTAGAGTCAAGAATGATCTATTGGAACAATTGCATGCTGAAAAGGTTAATATCAGACAAGGTGGGTCTGCTAAAGCCGGTCCTGTCGTGACTGACAATAATAACTTCATTATCGATGCCGATTTTGGTGAGATCATCGATCCAAGAAATTTGCACAAAAGTATTAAATTGTTAGTCGGTGTAGTGGAAACAGGTTTGTTCATCGACAACGCTTCGAAAGCTTACTTTGGTGATTCTAATGGTGCTGTTGAGGTCATGGAAAAGTga
- the ARF3 gene encoding Arf family GTPase ARF3 (similar to Saccharomyces cerevisiae ARF3 (YOR094W); ancestral locus Anc_2.190), translated as MGSSISKIMGKLFGSKEMKILMLGLDKAGKTTILYKLKLNKIKTSTPTVGFNVETVTYKNVKFNMWDVGGQQRLRPLWRHYFPATTALIFVIDSSARNRLEEAKEELYSIIGEKEMENVVLLVWANKQDLKDAMKPQEVSDFLELEKNLNNQPWCVIGSNALSGQGLVEGLSWISNNTDVPKK; from the coding sequence ATGGGTAGTTCAATTTCGAAAATTATGGGAAAACTATTCGgttcaaaagaaatgaaaattttgatgcTGGGCCTGGATAAGGCCGGTAAGACGACTATTTTATACAAACTAAAATTAAACAAGATAAAGACGTCAACCCCCACCGTAGGATTTAACGTCGAAACGGTTACTTATAAGAATGTAAAATTCAATATGTGGGATGTAGGCGGGCAACAGCGATTAAGGCCTCTCTGGAGGCATTATTTCCCAGCCACTACTGCACTCATATTTGTGATAGATTCCAGCGCTAGAAACCGCTTAGAAGAGGCCAAGGAAGAGCTATATAGTATTATAGGGGAGAAAGAAATGGAGAATGTAGTATTGTTGGTCTGGGCAAACAAacaagatttgaaagatgCGATGAAGCCTCAAGAGgtttctgattttttggaattggaaaaaaatctaaacAACCAACCATGGTGTGTGATTGGTAGCAACGCTTTGTCTGGACAGGGTCTTGTCGAAGGGTTATCTTGGATTTCCAATAATACAGAcgttccaaaaaaataa
- the SKDI15G2470 gene encoding uncharacterized protein (similar to Saccharomyces cerevisiae YOR097C; ancestral locus Anc_2.187): MDLNTDWLRWKITIGSGPESIVIDFLSFLVGCAFTTMVGPILQKFIGRLLVGLISVCKFLVIIGSIVFIIGVVSKKYTYDDFKVSIRKSEKPEETAAEPKRATKRTTLPMEKDEDVGSYNYFEIPITKEAHSITYTNHDDSSTLRKPPKGASSVALATSNRYENFINMAQHK; this comes from the coding sequence ATGGATTTAAATACGGATTGGTTAAGATGGAAAATTACGATAGGTAGTGGGCCAGAGAGTATTGTGATTGATTTCTTATCGTTTTTAGTTGGGTGCGCGTTCACCACAATGGTGGGGCCAATTTTGCAAAAGTTCATTGGCAGGCTTTTGGTGGGTTTAATATCGGTATGCAAATTTCTCGTTATTATTGGAAGCATTGTCTTTATTATTGGAGTCGTTTCAAAGAAATACACATATGACGATTTCAAGGTAAGCATAAGAAAATCAGAAAAACCAGAAGAGACTGCGGCTGAACCAAAAAGAGCAACGAAAAGAACAACTCTTCCGATGGAGAAAGACGAAGATGTAGGATCATATAACTATTTCGAAATACCTATAACGAAGGAAGCTCATAGTATTACTTATACTAACCATGATGATTCAAGCACCCTCAGGAAGCCACCCAAGGGTGCATCAAGCGTAGCTCTAGCCACCTCAAATAGGTACGAAAACTTTATAAATATGGCGCAACATAAGTAA
- the CMR2 gene encoding Cmr2p (similar to Saccharomyces cerevisiae YOR093C; ancestral locus Anc_2.191), with protein sequence MDFSIPPTLPLDLQSRLNEIIQDYKDENLTRKGYETKRKQLLDGFEISQMRPYTPIRSPNSRKSKHPHKRNTSLASSISSIPNSIDRRHSIYRVTTINSTSVNNTPRRRGKRYAASLQSSLPGSTEENASAKDAIYNPMIPLLPRHLEPGNSGDGDPSTTDSLPLILRGRFEHYDGQTAMISINSKGKETFITWDKLYLKAERVAHELNKSPLYKMDKILLWYNKNDVIEFTIALLGCFISGMAAIPVSFETYSLREILEIIKVTNSKYVLISNACHKQLDNLYSSSSNSKVKLIKNDVFQQIKFVRTDDLGTYTKAKKTSPTFDIPNISYIEFTRTPLGRLSGVVMKHNILINQFETMTKILNSRSMPHWKQKSQSIRKPFHKKIMATNSRFVILNSLDPTRSTGLIMGVLFNLFTGNLLISIDSSILQRSGGYENIIDKFRADILLNDQLQLKQVVINYLENPESAFSKKHKIDFSCIKSCLTSCTTIDTDVTEMVVHKWLKNLGCIDAPFCYSPMLTLLDFGGIFISIRDQLGNLENFPIHNSKLRLQNELFINREKLKLNEIECSITAMINSSSSFKDYLKLETFGFPIPDVTLCVVNPDTNTLVQDLTVGEVWISSNHITDEFYQMDKVNEFVFKAKLNYSEMFAWARYEMPSGESEAVTEQLDTILNICPASTYFMRTKLMGFVHNGKIYVLSLIEDMFLQNRLVRLSNWAHTSNLLHKKGGQPPQSTGNGNAESIKTTDISTSNGGASPEYKRVVESHYLQQITETVVRTVNTVFEVAAFELQHHKEEHFLVMVIESSLAKTEEEDKNNVTADSTLISFTEKQKVKLETKMNDLTDQIFRILWIFHKIQPMCILVVPKDTLPRRYCSLELANSTVEKKFLNNDLSAHFVKFQFDNVILDFLPHSAYYNESILSEHLSKLRKKALQEEYTISEVDCRKGAPVKSKLALQCSGVDYREESVDTRSHTKLTDFKSILEILEWRVSTYGNETAFSDGTNTNVANSSANNDNNVHKKVSWASFGKITANFLKKIVGSKIPLKYGDAVIVMCENSVEYVAMILACLFCNFLVIPLPSIKELTVEEDLKFLVNIIQSYKVKRLFVDGKLHSLLDNNNIVSKCYKRYKSLIPKITVFSKVKAKNALTISMFKNVLKQKFGAKPGTRLNMTPCVIWINTEYDVTSNIHVTMTHSSLLNASKIVKETLQLRNNSPLFSICSHTCGLGFMFSCLLGIYTGASTCLFSLTDVLTDPKEFLIGLQNLNVKDLYLRLENFYSLLDRASNLIEGSKHKKENISSGKNNTSSSVREDIFKGVRNIMIPFLNRPRVYTIENILKRYPTISLTPTQINYVYQHHFNPVISLRSYLDIPPIDLYLDPVSLREGIIREVNPNDMTMNGKAYIKVQESGVVPVCTDVSVVNPETLLPCVDGEFGEIWCCSEANAFDYFICNGSKNRLYKDPFITEQFKSKMKSEMNNTLSYLRTGDLGFIKNVSCTNSQGDVVNLNLLFVLGSIHESIDILGLTHFVSDLERTVKEVHADIGSCLIAKAGGLLVCLIRCKERRNPILGNLTTLIVSELLGKHGVILDLCAFVKTKGISSKNSSMIMDVWAKNRASIMQAWFDQRIQIEAQFGINYGENISIYLLSDYEKDNI encoded by the coding sequence ATGGATTTCTCTATTCCTCCCACTTTGCCGCTAGATCTGCAAAGTCGattaaatgaaataattcAAGATTATAAGGATGAAAACCTGACGAGAAAGGGCTATGAGACTAAAAGAAAGCAATTGCTGGATGGATTTGAAATCTCGCAAATGAGGCCTTATACACCAATTCGTTCTCCAAATTCAAGGAAGTCAAAACATCCACACAAGCGTAATACGAGTCTCGCATCCTCAATCTCATCCATACCCAATTCTATTGACAGGCGTCATTCTATTTATCGTGTGACAACCATTAATTCAACTTCTGTTAATAATACTCCTAGAAGACGTGGTAAAAGGTATGCCGCTTCTTTGCAATCGTCATTGCCTGGCTCTACCGAGGAAAATGCTTCCGCAAAGGACGCGATTTATAATCCTATGATACCGTTACTACCAAGGCACCTTGAACCCGGAAATTCGGGCGACGGAGATCCATCAACGACAGATTCTTTGCCGCTGATTTTGAGGGGACGTTTTGAACATTATGATGGCCAAACGGCAATGATTAGTATAAATTCTAAAGGTAAAGAAACCTTTATCACATGGGACAAACTTTATTTGAAAGCGGAAAGAGTTGCTCATGAACTGAACAAGAGTCCCCTCTACAAAATGGATAAGATTTTATTATGgtacaataaaaatgacGTCATTGAATTTACCATTGCATTACTAGGTTGTTTTATTTCTGGTATGGCTGCCATCCCTGTCTCGTTCGAGACGTATTCCCTGCGTGAGATTCTTGAGATTATAAAAGTAACAAATTCGAAGTatgttttgatttcaaaCGCATGTCACAAGCAGCTCGATAATTTGTATTCATCGTCAAGTAACTCAAAAGTTAAATTGATCAAGAACGATGTTTTCCAGCAAATCAAATTCGTCAGAACAGATGACTTAGGAACGTATACgaaagcaaagaaaacttcTCCTACCTTTGATATACCTAATATTTCATATATAGAGTTTACTAGAACGCCGTTAGGTCGTCTCTCTGGCGTCGTTATGAAGCATAACATCTTAATAAATCAGTTTGAAACGATGACAAAAATCTTAAACTCTCGATCCATGCCACATTGGAAGCAAAAATCTCAAAGTATTAGGAAGCCATTtcacaaaaaaataatggcGACGAATTCAAGATTTGTCATTTTGAACAGTTTGGACCCTACGAGATCAACCGGTTTAATAATGGGTGTCCTTTTTAATCTGTTTACAGGTaatcttttgatttctaTCGACAGTAGTATATTGCAGCGATCTGGTGGGTACGAAAATATCATAGATAAGTTTAGAGCCGATATTTTACTGAACGACCAGTTACAACTAAAGCAGGTTGTTATTAATTACTTGGAGAATCCTGAATCCgcattttccaaaaagcATAAAATAGATTTTAGCTGCATCAAATCATGTTTGACTTCGTGTACCACTATAGATACCGATGTGACTGAAATGGTGGTTCATAAATGGCTGAAGAATCTGGGATGTATTGACGCTCCATTCTGTTATTCCCCCATGTTAACTTTATTGGATTTTGGTGGTATCTTTATCTCTATCAGAGACCAGTTGGGAAATTTAGAAAACTTCCCGATTCATAATTCGAAACTTAGGTTACAGAATGAACTATTTATAAACcgtgaaaaattgaagcttaatgaaattgaatgTAGCATAACTGCCATGATTAATTCATCaagttctttcaaagattacCTGAAATTAGAGACATTCGGCTTCCCAATTCCTGATGTTACGTTATGCGTGGTTAATCCAGATACAAATACGCTGGTACAGGATCTGACTGTGGGAGAGGTCTGGATTTCTTCTAATCATATCACTGAtgaattttatcaaatggATAAAGTGAACGAATTCGTATTTAAAGCAAAGCTAAATTATTCGGAAATGTTTGCTTGGGCTAGATATGAAATGCCAAGCGGCGAATCAGAAGCTGTTACCGAGCAATTGGATACTATTCTAAATATCTGCCCTGCCAGTACCTACTTTATGAGAACCAAGCTTATGGGGTTTGTGCATAACGGAAAAATATATGTGCTTTCACTCATAGAGGATatgtttcttcaaaatagaCTGGTTAGATTATCAAACTGGGCTCACACGTCAAACCTTCTTCATAAAAAAGGCGGCCAACCTCCTCAATCTACCGGTAATGGTAACGCGGAAAGTATTAAAACTACGGATATATCAACCTCGAATGGTGGAGCGTCTCCTGAATATAAGAGAGTTGTCGAATCTCATTACTTACAGCAGATCACTGAGACTGTTGTAAGAACAGTAAATACAGTATTTGAGGTTGCGGCATTCGAATTGCAACACCATAAAGAAGAGCATTTTTTAGTTATGGTGATAGAAAGTTCGCTCGCCAAAAccgaagaggaagataaGAATAATGTGACTGCGGATAGCACCTTGATATCGTTTACAGAGAAACAGAAAGTCAAATTGGAAACGAAAATGAATGACTTAACCGACCAAATTTTTAGAATCCTCTGGATTTTCCATAAAATTCAACCTATGTGCATTTTGGTTGTGCCAAAAGACACTTTACCTAGAAGGTACTGTTCGTTAGAGTTGGCCAATAGTACCGTAGAAAAGAAGTTCTTAAACAATGATCTTAGCGCACACTTCGTGAAGTTCCAATTCGACAATGTCATATTAGATTTTTTACCTCATTCGGCTTACTACAATGAGAGTATTTTATCTGAACACTTGTCCAAGCTGAGAAAAAAGGCTCTACAAGAGGAGTATACCATTAGTGAAGTAGACTGTCGCAAGGGCGCGCCAGTTAAATCAAAACTGGCTCTTCAGTGTAGTGGTGTCGATTACAGGGAAGAGTCCGTTGATACCAGGAGTCATACTAAACTCACGGACTTCAAGTCAATTTTGGAAATCCTGGAATGGAGAGTTTCCACTTACGGGAATGAAACGGCATTTAGTGATGGGACGAATACAAACGTGGCCAATTCTTCTGctaataatgacaataacGTTCACAAAAAGGTATCGTGGGCGAGCTTTGGTAAAATTACTGCtaactttttgaaaaaaatcgtGGGATCTAAAATTCCACTAAAGTATGGTGACGCTGTTATTGTCATGTGCGAAAATTCCGTCGAATATGTTGCAATGATCTTGGCGTGTTtattttgtaattttttgGTGATTCCTTTACCAAGCATCAAAGAGCTCACCGTAGAGGAGGATCTAAAATTTCTGGTCAATATCATTCAAAGCTACAAAGTGAAAAGGCTCTTTGTTGATGGCAAATTGCATTCTTTATtagataataataatattgtAAGCAAATGCTATAAGAGATACAAGAGTTTAATACCCAAGATAACAGTCTTCTCCAAAGTTAAGGCAAAGAACGCATTAACAATATCtatgttcaaaaatgttttgaagCAGAAATTTGGGGCCAAACCAGGTACTAGGCTTAACATGACACCATGCGTCATATGGATAAACACAGAATATGACGTGACATCTAATATTCATGTAACTATGACACATTCGTCGTTACTCAATGCAAGTAAAATAGTTAAAGAAACGTTGCAGTTGAGGAATAACAGTCCGCTTTTTTCCATATGTTCTCATACATGCGGATTGGGATTTATGTTCAGTTGTTTGTTAGGAATTTATACAGGTGCTTCGACGTGTTTATTTAGCCTCACCGATGTTTTAACTGACCCTAAGGAGTTTTTGATTGGTCTCCAAAATCTAAACGTAAAGGACTTGTATTTGAGGCTCGAAAACTTCTATTCCTTACTGGATAGAGCTTCCAATTTAATCGAGGGATCCAAAcataaaaaggaaaatataaGCTCAGGGAAAAACAATACTTCTAGTTCTGTCAGAGAAGATATCTTCAAAGGCGTCCGAAATATCATGATTCCTTTCCTCAACAGACCAAGAGTATATACTATCGAAAACATTCTGAAGCGTTATCCAACAATTTCTTTAACACCTACACAAATAAATTATGTTTATCAACATCATTTCAATCCAGTTATATCGCTGAGATCATACTTAGATATCCCACCGATTGATTTATATCTAGATCCCGTTTCACTAAGAGAAGGTATAATTAGAGAGGTTAATCCCAATGATATGACAATGAATGGTAAAGCTTATATCAAGGTTCAAGAATCTGGTGTTGTTCCGGTGTGCACCGATGTTTCAGTAGTCAATCCAGAAACACTGCTGCCATGTGTTGATGGAGAATTCGGTGAGATATGGTGCTGTTCGGAGGCTAATGCATTTGATTACTTTATTTGTAACGGTTCAAAGAACAGATTGTACAAAGATCCATTCATTACAGAACAGTTCAAGAGCAAGATGAAGAGTGAAATGAATAATACGTTGAGCTATCTAAGAACTGGTGATCTGGGCTTTATTAAGAATGTCAGCTGTACCAATTCACAAGGAGACGTCGTTAATTTGAACTTGTTATTTGTTTTGGGAAGCATCCATGAATCCATTGACATTTTGGGATTGACGCATTTCGTTAGTGATCTGGAGAGAACCGTCAAGGAGGTGCATGCCGATATCGGTAGTTGTCTGATTGCGAAAGCTGGCGGTTTATTAGTGTGTTTGATTAGATGTAAGGAACGCCGTAACCCCATATTAGGCAACTTGACGACTTTAATCGTTTCAGAGTTATTAGGTAAGCATGGTGTTATTTTAGATTTATGCGCATTCGTGAAGACTAAGGGTATCAGCTCGAAAAATTCCAGTATGATAATGGACGTATGGGCAAAGAATCGAGCATCAATAATGCAAGCTTGGTTTGATCAAAGAATTCAGATAGAAGCACAATTCGGAATAAACTATGGTGAAAACATCTCAATATATTTGCTATCAGACTACGAAAAGGACAATATATAA
- the RPS7A gene encoding 40S ribosomal protein eS7 (similar to Saccharomyces cerevisiae RPS7B (YNL096C) and RPS7A (YOR096W); ancestral locus Anc_2.188), which translates to MSAPQAKVLSQAPTELELQVAQAFIELENSSPELKAELRPLQFKSIREIDVAGGKKALAIFVPVPSLAGFHKVQTKLTRELEKKFQDRHVIFLAERRILPKPSRTSRQVQKRPRSRTLTAVHDKILEDLVFPTEIVGKRVRYLVGGNKIQKVLLDSKDVQQIDYKLESFQAVYNKLTGKQIVFEIPSETH; encoded by the exons ATGTCTGCTCCACAAGCCAAGGTTTTGTCTCAAGCTCCAACAGAATTGGAATTACAAGTTGCTCAAGCTTTCATTGAATTAGAAAATTCTTCTCCAGAATTGAAAGCTGAATTGAGACCTTTGCAATTCAAGTCCATCAGAGAA aTTGACGTCGCTGGTGGTAAGAAAGCTTTGGCCATTTTTGTTCCAGTCCCATCTTTGGCTGGTTTCCACAAGGTTCAAACCAAATTGACCCgtgaattggaaaagaaatttcaagacCGTcatgtcatcttcttagctgaaagaagaattttgCCAAAGCCATCTAGAACATCTAGACAAGTCCAAAAGAGACCAAGATCCAGAACTTTGACTGCTGTCCATGACAAGATCTTGGAAGACTTGGTCTTCCCAACTGAAATTGTCGGTAAGAGAGTTAGATATTTGGTTGGTGGTAACAAGATTCAAAAAGTCTTGTTAGACTCTAAGGATGTCCAACAAATCGATTACAAATTGGAATCTTTCCAAGCTGTTTACAACAAGTTGACTGGTAAGCAGATTGTTTTCGAAATTCCAAGTGAAACTCATTAG
- the ECM3 gene encoding putative ATPase ECM3 (similar to Saccharomyces cerevisiae YNL095C and ECM3 (YOR092W); ancestral locus Anc_2.192), with product MLHITLGQAIWASVRPIIKIYLIIGVGFFLCKMNILTVQATRSISDIVLTVLLPCLSFNKIVANIEDNDIKNVGIICLSSVILFATGLGFAFIVRTVLPVPKRWRGGILAGGMFPNISDLPIAYLQSMDQGFIFTESEGEKGVANVIIFLAMFLICVFNLGGFRLIENDFHYKGDDDEENTLTDHDSAPPLTPPNGGNSSSSSNQDILKEANESTVPNSSQASYISEEKNKKEGSKEEKTDIPVPKPTHTASPAVGDRSSHSSAVVSIDSITHSLHTNYVDTQSIDPAYRTMSQPVAYTTESRTAPVHNYRRNSVTGSLRSVDMRELPAESMTDLIREYSNVDQYGRRRKSSISSQRPPSVLQADSTLSLNLTRTSTLQRVKASDLARIITSDATVSKKDIETSGSSLPKWLQKFPLTKFFVFFLKNCLRPCSMAVILALTIAFIPWVKALFVTSSHTPKIKQAPDNAPALTFIMDFTAYVGAASVPFGLILLGATLGRLKIGKLYPGFWKSAVVLVFLRQCIMPIFGVLWCDRLVKAGWLNWEDDKMLLFVTSITWNLPTMTTLIYFTASFTPEDETEPIQMECTSFFLMLQYPLMVVSLPFLVSYFLKVQMKL from the coding sequence ATGTTACATATCACGCTAGGACAAGCCATTTGGGCCTCTGTCAGACCAATCATCAAGATCTACCTGATTATTGGTGTGGGCTTCTTTTTATGCAAGATGAACATCTTGACCGTCCAGGCCACAAGATCCATCTCTGATATCGTCCTAACGGTTCTTCTCCCTTGCTTatcattcaataaaatcgTAGCAAATATAGAAGATAACGATATCAAGAATGTGGGTATCATTTGTCTGTCGTCTGTTATACTGTTCGCTACTGGGTTGGGGTTTGCCTTCATTGTTCGCACTGTGCTACCTGTTCCTAAGAGATGGCGTGGTGGTATTCTTGCAGGTGGCATGTTCCCCAATATCAGTGACCTGCCTATTGCTTATTTGCAGTCCATGGACCAAGGGTTTATCTTTACAGAATCGGAGGGCGAGAAAGGTGTCGCCAACGTTATCATCTTCCTGGCCATGTTTTTAATCTGTGTTTTCAACCTAGGTGGATTTAGActaattgaaaatgacttcCATTACAAGGGCGATGACGACGAGGAAAATACTCTGACTGATCACGACTCCGCCCCGCCGTTAACACCACCCAATGGGGGCaattcctcttcttcatccaacCAAGATATTCTGAAAGAAGCAAACGAATCCACCGTTCCAAATAGTTCACAAGCAAGCTACATTTCtgaggaaaagaataagaagGAAGGGAgtaaggaagaaaaaacagatATTCCCGTTCCTAAGCCTACGCACACTGCTTCCCCGGCGGTGGGTGACAGAAGCTCACATTCGTCCGCGGTGGTTTCCATCGATAGCATTACGCATTCGCTGCATACAAACTACGTCGACACACAGTCCATAGACCCCGCCTACAGAACGATGAGTCAACCAGTAGCATACACCACCGAGTCAAGGACAGCGCCTGTTCACAATTACCGTAGAAACTCAGTCACGGGCTCCTTGCGTTCAGTGGATATGCGTGAACTACCTGCAGAAAGCATGACCGACCTGATCCGTGAGTATTCAAACGTTGATCAGTATGGCAGGAGAAGGAAGAGTTCCATCAGCTCTCAAAGACCACCCTCCGTCCTGCAGGCAGACAGCACATTATCCCTCAATTTGACCAGGACCTCCACCTTGCAAAGAGTGAAAGCTTCCGATCTAGCAAGAATCATCACTTCAGATGCCACCGTCAGTAAGAAAGATATCGAGACTTCAGGATCCTCTTTACCGAAATGGTTACAAAAGTTCCCGTTGACTAAATTTTTTGTGTtctttctgaaaaattgcttAAGGCCTTGTTCGATGGCTGTCATTCTGGCTTTGACTATTGCTTTCATCCCTTGGGTGAAAGCTTTATTCGTTACCTCGAGCCATACTCCAAAGATCAAGCAAGCTCCTGATAACGCACCTGCTTTAACATTCATTATGGATTTCACCGCTTATGTCGGGGCGGCTTCCGTGCCATTTGGTTTAATCTTGTTAGGCGCCACCCTGGGCAGATTGAAAATTGGGAAATTGTACCCCGGTTTCTGGAAGTCTGCTGTGGTATTGGTCTTCCTTAGACAGTGCATCATGCCCATATTCGGTGTCTTGTGGTGTGACCGTCTAGTTAAGGCAGGATGGTTAAATTGGGAGGATGACAAGATGCTATTGTTTGTGACTTCCATTACTTGGAACTTACCAACAATGACTACTCTAATTTATTTTACTGCAAGTTTCACCCCCGAAGACGAAACTGAGCCCATTCAGATGGAATGtacctctttctttttgatgcTTCAATATCCTTTGATGGTCGTTAGTCTACCATTCTTGGTCTCTTATTTCTTAAAGGTTCAAATGAAACTATAA